Proteins co-encoded in one Bacillus paramycoides genomic window:
- the ileS gene encoding isoleucine--tRNA ligase — MKKVDVKESAVGRETRIRKQWNEQNIFEQSIQNREGAQSFVFYEGPPTANGLPHVGHALGRTIKDVVARYKTMAGYKVLRKAGWDTHGLPVELGVEKQLGISGKYEIEEYGIEPFIKKCKESVFTYEKQWREFTESIGYWVDMDDPYVTLKNPYIESVWHILGTIHEKGLLYKGHRVSPYCPSCQTSLSSHEVAQGYKTVKDLSATVKFKVKDSENEYFLGWTTTPWTLPANVALAVHPNMEYVKAKQEGHVYIVAKERVQDVLKENYEVLSVHKGEELINTSYTAPFPMKEVTNGYRVIGADFVTADSGTGLVHIAPAYGEDDYRVVQSEGLSFLHVVDEKGEYTEAVPFLKGKFVKDSDVDIVRYLAKEGLLYHKEKYEHSYPHCWRCDSPLLYYAGESWLIRTTAIKETFLQNNDTVTWYPDHMKHGRFGKFLENMVDWNISRNRYWGTPLNVWECERCDHQFAPKSIADLRKHSTKETPEDLELHKPYVDEVQVCCEKCGSTMNRTPEVIDVWFDSGSMPFAQYHYPFENKELFEEQFPADVIAEGIDQTRGWFYSLLAVSALYTGKVPYKRVLSLGHVLDEEGQKMSKSKGNALDPVDLVEKFGADALRWALLVDSAPWNAKRFSERTVLEAKSKFVDTLVNVYSFYVLYANLDEYNPNETYDVKQTKLDEWVLSRLHSTTKKVRTALDDYQFTNAAREIAALVDEVSNWYVRRSRNRFWESGMNAEKAAAYETLHEVLVTISKLIAPFTPFVAEDIHLNLTGSSVHLEDYPVVNESLLQPKLEAEMDAVLQVVELGRSNRNQHSLKVKQPLAELVLLAHNENDMDWESYRDIVMDELNVKAFHVELDETKYTSYQLKLNFKTAGPKFGKSVNAVNGWLKQLSQEEVQNFVSTGRAVYEATSGEEVVVTAEDVVVEKVAKSGFSNTTNGQYTVMLDTNVTEELLQEGVAREFIRAVQEYRKQLNLPVNLRVDVILDTEEELKRTLINHKELLAENLLVKQFTFSHLTNEDDELSLGETKVRIKLSSAN, encoded by the coding sequence ATGAAGAAAGTAGATGTAAAAGAGTCAGCTGTAGGGAGAGAAACACGTATTCGTAAGCAGTGGAACGAACAAAACATTTTTGAACAATCAATTCAGAATCGAGAAGGCGCACAGTCTTTCGTATTTTATGAAGGACCTCCAACAGCGAATGGATTACCACACGTCGGGCACGCACTTGGACGGACAATTAAAGATGTAGTAGCAAGATATAAAACGATGGCTGGTTATAAAGTGCTAAGAAAAGCGGGATGGGATACACACGGTTTACCTGTAGAATTAGGTGTTGAGAAGCAACTCGGTATTTCTGGTAAATATGAAATCGAAGAGTATGGAATTGAGCCATTTATTAAGAAGTGTAAAGAGAGTGTATTCACATACGAGAAGCAGTGGCGTGAATTCACTGAAAGTATCGGTTATTGGGTAGATATGGATGATCCATACGTTACGTTAAAGAATCCATATATCGAAAGTGTATGGCATATTTTAGGGACGATTCATGAAAAAGGATTATTGTATAAAGGGCATAGAGTTTCACCATATTGCCCAAGTTGTCAAACTTCACTAAGTTCACATGAGGTTGCACAAGGGTATAAAACAGTAAAAGATTTAAGTGCAACAGTTAAGTTTAAAGTAAAAGATAGTGAAAATGAATATTTCCTAGGTTGGACAACAACACCTTGGACACTTCCAGCAAATGTTGCACTCGCTGTACATCCAAATATGGAATACGTTAAAGCGAAACAAGAAGGTCATGTATACATTGTTGCGAAAGAACGTGTGCAAGATGTATTAAAAGAAAACTATGAAGTACTATCTGTTCATAAAGGAGAAGAATTAATAAATACTTCTTATACAGCACCATTTCCAATGAAAGAAGTTACAAATGGTTACCGTGTAATCGGAGCAGATTTCGTAACTGCAGATAGTGGTACAGGACTTGTTCATATCGCTCCAGCATATGGGGAAGACGATTATAGAGTTGTTCAAAGTGAAGGATTGTCATTCTTACATGTTGTAGATGAGAAAGGTGAGTATACAGAAGCAGTACCATTTTTGAAAGGTAAATTTGTAAAAGATAGTGACGTAGATATCGTTCGTTATTTAGCGAAGGAAGGTTTACTATACCATAAAGAAAAGTATGAACATAGCTACCCACATTGCTGGCGTTGTGATTCACCGCTTCTTTATTATGCAGGAGAGAGTTGGTTAATCCGAACGACTGCAATTAAGGAAACATTTTTACAAAATAACGATACTGTTACTTGGTATCCAGATCATATGAAACATGGACGCTTTGGTAAGTTTTTAGAAAATATGGTGGACTGGAATATTAGCCGAAATAGATATTGGGGAACACCATTAAACGTATGGGAATGTGAAAGATGTGATCATCAATTCGCACCGAAAAGCATTGCTGATTTAAGAAAGCATAGTACGAAAGAAACACCAGAAGATTTAGAATTGCATAAGCCGTATGTAGATGAAGTGCAAGTTTGCTGCGAAAAATGCGGAAGTACAATGAATCGTACACCAGAAGTAATTGATGTTTGGTTTGATAGTGGTTCCATGCCATTTGCGCAATATCATTATCCGTTTGAAAATAAAGAGTTATTTGAAGAACAGTTTCCAGCAGATGTAATTGCAGAAGGAATTGATCAAACACGCGGCTGGTTTTATAGTTTATTAGCTGTATCAGCACTATATACAGGAAAAGTACCGTATAAACGAGTGTTATCACTAGGGCATGTTCTAGATGAGGAAGGACAGAAAATGTCTAAAAGTAAAGGGAATGCACTAGATCCAGTTGATTTAGTAGAGAAGTTTGGTGCAGATGCTCTAAGATGGGCTCTACTCGTTGACAGTGCTCCGTGGAATGCAAAGCGTTTTTCTGAAAGAACAGTACTGGAAGCAAAATCTAAATTTGTAGATACGTTAGTCAATGTGTATAGCTTCTACGTTTTATATGCAAATTTAGATGAGTATAATCCGAACGAAACGTATGATGTAAAGCAGACGAAATTAGATGAATGGGTATTATCAAGATTGCATAGCACAACGAAAAAAGTGAGAACAGCGCTTGATGATTATCAATTTACGAATGCAGCTCGTGAAATCGCGGCGCTTGTAGATGAAGTAAGTAACTGGTACGTAAGACGATCACGTAATCGTTTCTGGGAATCTGGTATGAATGCTGAAAAAGCAGCTGCATATGAGACACTTCATGAAGTGCTTGTAACAATTAGTAAACTAATTGCACCATTTACACCGTTTGTCGCTGAAGATATTCATTTGAATTTAACTGGAAGTAGCGTTCATTTAGAGGATTATCCAGTTGTAAATGAATCACTACTTCAGCCGAAATTAGAAGCGGAAATGGATGCAGTTTTACAAGTTGTTGAACTTGGAAGAAGTAACCGTAATCAGCATTCTTTAAAAGTAAAACAGCCGTTAGCAGAACTTGTATTACTAGCACATAATGAAAATGATATGGATTGGGAATCTTATCGTGATATCGTCATGGATGAGTTGAATGTAAAAGCGTTCCATGTTGAACTTGATGAAACGAAATATACGTCCTATCAATTAAAGCTGAATTTTAAAACAGCTGGGCCGAAGTTTGGTAAAAGTGTGAATGCAGTAAATGGCTGGTTAAAACAACTGTCACAAGAAGAAGTACAAAACTTTGTATCTACAGGAAGAGCAGTTTACGAAGCTACATCAGGAGAAGAAGTAGTGGTAACAGCTGAAGATGTAGTAGTAGAGAAAGTTGCAAAATCAGGATTTTCTAATACGACTAACGGACAATATACAGTTATGTTAGATACAAATGTAACGGAAGAATTGTTACAAGAAGGAGTAGCACGTGAATTCATTCGAGCAGTTCAAGAATATCGTAAACAACTAAATTTACCAGTTAATTTACGAGTAGATGTTATTCTTGATACAGAAGAAGAACTAAAGCGAACATTAATCAATCATAAAGAGTTGTTGGCAGAAAATTTACTCGTTAAGCAATTTACATTTAGTCATTTAACGAATGAAGACGATGAACTATCTTTAGGTGAGACAAAAGTCCGCATTAAATTAAGTTCAGCTAATTAA
- a CDS encoding M36 family metallopeptidase produces MFNKKMVAMAMTVPLVMGTITTVSALEKQQQVKLETYSPQKKATEYLKENASQYGLKSDLSDLQYISTTETSVASYVRFQQVVNGAPVFSKQITVTLNGEEKGVLAVSDYQSVKGVKEVSTKISEKDAIQKSMAYVGEASEQNLWAPTEKEFGYIVEEGIARPVYKVVVHSNNPFGAWETFIDAENGKLIKKVDINRKAEGSGKVFLPNPVVSSGSLAGLKDNNDADSTALTNQLKTVTLKGLDGTGFLIGEYVTISSKAKTKSTNLQFNYTRANDSFEDVMSYYHIDTLQRYIQSLGFKNINNRSIKVNVNGTTADNSFYSPTTKALTFGTGGVDDAEDAGIIAHEYGHSIQDNQVPGFGSSAEGGAMGEGFGDFLGATYEDAVSTTGYGKACVGEWDATAYSSSDPTCLRRLDTNKVYPKDITNEVHDDGEIWAQGQYEMAQAFGRDVATKIILQSHWSLTPNSKFSDGAKAIKQADALLYGGQHAADIDRIWAARGISTN; encoded by the coding sequence ATGTTTAATAAAAAAATGGTGGCAATGGCAATGACTGTGCCGTTAGTAATGGGGACGATTACTACAGTTTCGGCATTGGAAAAACAACAGCAAGTAAAGCTAGAGACCTATTCACCGCAGAAAAAAGCAACTGAATATTTAAAAGAAAATGCTTCGCAGTATGGATTAAAATCAGACCTTTCAGACTTACAATATATTTCTACAACAGAAACGTCAGTAGCTTCATATGTTAGGTTCCAACAAGTTGTTAATGGTGCACCTGTATTTTCAAAACAAATTACAGTTACTCTTAACGGAGAGGAAAAAGGAGTACTTGCTGTTTCTGATTATCAATCCGTTAAAGGTGTGAAGGAAGTATCGACAAAAATTAGTGAAAAAGATGCAATACAAAAATCAATGGCGTATGTTGGAGAAGCAAGTGAGCAAAACTTATGGGCTCCTACAGAGAAAGAATTCGGATATATTGTGGAAGAAGGAATTGCTCGTCCAGTATATAAAGTTGTAGTCCATTCTAATAACCCGTTTGGTGCATGGGAAACATTTATTGATGCTGAAAACGGAAAGTTAATTAAAAAGGTTGATATAAACCGAAAAGCAGAAGGATCAGGAAAAGTATTTTTACCTAACCCTGTCGTATCAAGCGGGAGTTTAGCAGGATTAAAAGATAATAATGATGCAGATTCAACAGCTCTAACGAACCAATTGAAGACTGTTACGTTAAAAGGTTTAGACGGAACAGGATTTTTAATTGGAGAGTATGTAACGATTTCTTCAAAAGCGAAAACGAAATCTACGAATTTACAATTTAACTATACACGTGCAAATGATAGCTTTGAGGACGTGATGTCGTATTATCATATCGACACATTACAACGTTACATTCAAAGTCTAGGGTTTAAAAATATTAATAATCGCTCCATTAAAGTAAATGTGAATGGAACGACAGCTGATAACTCATTTTACTCTCCGACAACGAAAGCTTTAACTTTCGGTACTGGTGGAGTAGATGATGCAGAAGATGCTGGTATTATCGCACATGAGTATGGGCATTCGATTCAAGATAATCAAGTACCCGGTTTTGGTAGTTCAGCAGAAGGTGGAGCGATGGGAGAAGGATTTGGCGACTTCTTAGGTGCGACATATGAAGATGCAGTATCGACAACAGGGTACGGAAAAGCATGTGTTGGAGAGTGGGATGCGACTGCTTATTCTAGTTCAGATCCGACGTGCTTACGCCGATTAGATACGAATAAAGTGTATCCGAAAGATATTACAAATGAGGTACATGATGATGGTGAAATTTGGGCACAAGGTCAATATGAAATGGCACAAGCTTTTGGACGAGATGTAGCAACGAAAATTATTTTACAATCGCACTGGTCATTAACACCAAATTCTAAATTCAGTGATGGAGCAAAAGCGATTAAGCAAGCGGATGCTCTTTTATATGGCGGACAACATGCTGCTGATATCGATCGTATTTGGGCAGCGAGAGGAATTAGTACGAATTAA
- the aspS gene encoding aspartate--tRNA(Asn) ligase — translation MKRSLTKECTKQSGKVVLLQGWVKKIRHLGNVSFLLIRDRSGVMQCVLENELAGYKVDVESVVQVVGEIVETSKTELGVEVLAHEVKILNGAEPLPFEINKKRLQVGLDQLLNERVLSLRHERIASIFKVKSTLVQSFSEFLIENDFTRIFTPKIVSQGAEGGANVFKLPYFQKEAYLAQSPQFYKQMMVAGGLERVFEIAPVYRAEHHNSSRHLNEYISLDVELGFIHDFHEVMQLETDVLRYMFQQVAKKCEKELQLLQIEVPVITEIPKITLLQAQEILKSKYQKESPIGDLDTEGEKLLGKYVKATYKSEFVFITHYPKEARPMYTMPNKENPSITDSFDLLYKGLEITSGAQRIHDYEMLLASFKEKGLHPDTFQSYLNTFRYGCPPHGGFGIGLERVVYKLLELTNVREASAFPRDCTRLIP, via the coding sequence ATGAAGCGTTCACTCACAAAAGAATGTACAAAGCAAAGCGGAAAAGTTGTATTACTTCAAGGATGGGTAAAAAAGATTCGTCATCTAGGTAATGTTAGTTTTTTATTAATAAGAGATCGCTCAGGAGTTATGCAATGTGTATTAGAAAATGAGTTAGCTGGATATAAGGTAGATGTGGAAAGTGTCGTTCAAGTAGTAGGCGAAATAGTAGAGACTTCGAAAACAGAATTAGGAGTTGAAGTACTTGCTCACGAAGTGAAAATATTAAATGGCGCAGAACCACTTCCGTTTGAAATAAATAAAAAGAGATTGCAAGTGGGCTTAGATCAACTATTGAATGAGCGGGTATTATCATTAAGACATGAGCGAATCGCGTCGATATTTAAAGTGAAATCTACACTCGTTCAGAGCTTTAGTGAATTTCTAATAGAGAACGATTTCACGCGTATATTTACTCCGAAAATTGTTTCGCAAGGGGCAGAAGGAGGAGCGAATGTTTTTAAGCTTCCATACTTTCAAAAAGAAGCTTATTTAGCACAATCGCCACAGTTTTATAAACAGATGATGGTAGCTGGCGGGCTAGAACGTGTTTTTGAAATTGCACCTGTTTACAGAGCAGAGCATCATAATTCTTCCCGTCATTTGAATGAATATATATCGTTAGACGTAGAACTTGGATTTATTCATGATTTTCATGAAGTGATGCAATTAGAAACAGATGTTTTACGATATATGTTTCAACAAGTAGCAAAAAAATGTGAAAAAGAACTACAACTATTACAAATAGAAGTACCTGTTATTACAGAAATACCGAAAATTACATTGTTACAAGCGCAAGAAATTTTGAAAAGTAAGTACCAGAAAGAATCGCCAATTGGGGATTTAGATACAGAAGGTGAAAAGCTACTAGGGAAATATGTGAAGGCAACATATAAGAGCGAGTTTGTTTTCATTACACATTATCCGAAAGAAGCTAGGCCGATGTATACGATGCCGAATAAAGAGAATCCATCTATTACTGATTCATTCGACTTACTATATAAAGGATTAGAAATAACTTCAGGGGCACAGCGAATTCATGATTACGAAATGTTACTTGCTTCTTTTAAAGAAAAAGGATTACATCCAGATACATTTCAATCTTATTTAAATACATTCCGATACGGTTGTCCCCCGCACGGTGGTTTTGGAATTGGATTAGAGAGAGTTGTATACAAACTATTAGAATTAACAAATGTACGAGAGGCGAGTGCTTTTCCGAGAGATTGTACGCGTCTTATACCGTAA
- a CDS encoding vWA domain-containing protein, which produces MLYQTQATQQTPAYIIYLLDVSASMNQMMDAGGEEKRRIDIVTDALSLAIRQMVFRSTKGSRLLPRYKLSILAYSDHVFDLLGGVKTIDEVARLRPLEKIQTHRLTDTAKAFSVVEKLLQKELPNLQDGPAPVVCHMTDGASTGEDPELIVRRIMNMSVPDGNVLIENIFISDEIMQEQISNIKKWEGIMPNTEITDEYGAKLQRLSSPIPQSYREMMTEHGFHIADGAVMMFPGTNADLVSLGFQMSAATPVR; this is translated from the coding sequence ATGTTATATCAAACTCAAGCAACACAACAAACACCAGCTTATATAATTTATCTTCTTGATGTAAGCGCATCAATGAACCAAATGATGGATGCAGGCGGAGAAGAAAAAAGAAGAATTGATATTGTAACGGATGCTCTTTCTTTAGCGATTCGCCAAATGGTATTTCGTTCAACAAAAGGTAGTCGCCTGCTTCCAAGGTATAAGTTATCTATTTTAGCCTATAGCGATCATGTTTTTGATTTATTGGGCGGTGTGAAAACAATAGATGAGGTAGCAAGACTGCGCCCATTAGAAAAAATTCAAACGCATCGTTTAACTGATACAGCAAAAGCTTTCTCTGTAGTGGAGAAGTTATTGCAAAAGGAATTACCAAATTTACAAGATGGGCCAGCTCCTGTTGTTTGTCATATGACAGATGGGGCATCAACTGGTGAAGATCCAGAATTAATTGTACGAAGAATTATGAATATGTCTGTACCTGATGGAAACGTACTAATTGAAAATATTTTTATTTCAGATGAAATTATGCAAGAACAAATTTCTAATATAAAGAAGTGGGAAGGGATTATGCCAAATACAGAGATTACAGATGAATATGGTGCAAAGTTGCAAAGACTTTCATCGCCTATCCCTCAAAGCTATCGTGAGATGATGACGGAACATGGGTTTCATATTGCAGATGGTGCTGTGATGATGTTTCCTGGGACAAATGCGGACTTAGTATCACTTGGATTTCAAATGTCTGCTGCAACGCCGGTTCGATAG